The proteins below are encoded in one region of Vespa velutina chromosome 11, iVesVel2.1, whole genome shotgun sequence:
- the LOC124952979 gene encoding H/ACA ribonucleoprotein complex subunit 3 has product MYLMYYLNENGDRIYTLKKLDPNGKPTMSAHPARFSPEDKYSRERITLKRRYGLLLTQAAMPIY; this is encoded by the exons ATGTatctaatgtattatttaaatgaaaatggggatcgtatatatacgttaaaa aaaCTTGATCCAAATGGAAAACCGACTATGTCTGCGCATCCTG CTAGGTTCTCTCCAGAAGACAAATACTCGAGAGAACGAATTACGTTAAAGAGAAGATATGGTTTACTTCTAACTCAGGCTGCGATGCCAATTTACTAA